A DNA window from Sulfitobacter sp. BSw21498 contains the following coding sequences:
- the rpsG gene encoding 30S ribosomal protein S7, which produces MSRRHAAEKREVLPDAKYGDLVLTKFMNNLMIDGKKSVAERIVYNAMNRVEDKIKRAPIEVFHEALDNIKPSVEVRSRRVGGATYQVPVEVRPERREALAIRWLIKASRARNENTMEERLAGELMDAVQSRGTAVKKREDTHKMADANKAFSHYRW; this is translated from the coding sequence ATGTCACGTCGTCACGCCGCTGAAAAACGCGAAGTACTGCCAGACGCCAAGTACGGTGATCTGGTTCTCACCAAATTCATGAACAACCTGATGATCGATGGTAAAAAATCGGTTGCAGAGCGTATCGTTTACAACGCGATGAACCGCGTTGAAGACAAGATCAAACGCGCACCTATCGAAGTTTTCCACGAAGCGCTGGATAACATCAAGCCATCCGTCGAAGTGCGTTCGCGCCGCGTCGGTGGTGCCACCTATCAGGTCCCTGTTGAAGTGCGCCCCGAGCGTCGCGAAGCACTGGCGATCCGCTGGTTGATCAAAGCGTCCCGTGCCCGCAATGAGAACACGATGGAAGAGCGCCTGGCCGGAGAGCTTATGGATGCTGTTCAATCGCGCGGTACTGCTGTTAAAAAGCGCGAAGATACGCACAAAATGGCAGACGCGAACAAAGCGTTCAGCCACTACCGCTGGTAA